Proteins encoded in a region of the Streptomyces sp. NBC_00513 genome:
- a CDS encoding STAS domain-containing protein produces MTTTLIDLKTAVRSDGDVRVTLAGELDFHTARQVEPRLTALAANGHRNLLLDLSGISFCDSAGIDLFLRVHHRCHSTGTRLRLYGVPPLMAKSMRVLGADRELRLVVA; encoded by the coding sequence ATGACGACTACCTTGATCGATCTGAAGACCGCGGTGAGGAGCGACGGCGACGTGCGCGTCACCTTGGCAGGAGAACTCGACTTCCACACGGCGCGGCAGGTAGAACCCCGACTCACCGCCCTCGCCGCGAACGGTCACCGCAACCTCCTCCTCGACCTGTCCGGGATCTCCTTCTGCGACAGCGCGGGCATCGACCTCTTCCTGCGCGTGCACCACCGCTGCCACTCGACCGGAACCCGGCTCCGGCTGTACGGCGTGCCGCCTCTGATGGCCAAGTCGATGCGGGTGCTCGGCGCCGACCGCGAGCTGCGGCTCGTGGTGGCTTGA